AAGTACGGCTATCTTTTATATTGGTATTACGACAAAAACAATGACGAACCATACATACACAAGGTTGTTGGGAAGTTAATTAATCTTAACGACCAAACAGAAGCGCTTTACAATAATGCTGTAAATGGTGTTCAACAGTTGAAGCAAAACGGAAGTTCTCCCTTTCAAGTCGATCGACTGAACATGCGGAAATGTGCAGGATGTGTCGTCAATAAATACTGCGGACACAAAACGAAGCGTTATTCAAATCTGACATTTCCATATGAACCGAGCTTCTTGAACTTATTTTTTGCTACTTTCCCTGATGAACTACGAAAGACGACTCTTTAGAACTAAATGCCCAACAAATGACGGAACAACTACCCTAACAATTTCGAGAACATAAAGTATTCGGACAGCTCATCAAATAAGTTGATTTTTATAAATCGCTGTAAGAATTAGTAATGAATTGGGGAGACACAAAGAACAAGATCAATTATAAAACATGAAACGTATGTTTACTCATCAAAGCAAAGAACATTCGCATCAATCCACGAAATTTGCTCAAAGGATGGATAAACGATTATTATTCGCTTTTGCGAGAGTTTTCCGACTGACAATGCGGGGGCTGAGTCAGGCAATCAGCCTACAAATCGAGTTTGGGGGAATTATCCTGGACCCGCAGGGGAATACACGGATGGGGCTTTCGATGGCGGGGAAAGTCAACAGGAATGATTATGGAATTACGTTTAGCAGGCTGTCGGAGACGGGAGAAAAGTTATTGGGCGAAACGGTGAGTATTATTGGTAGTGCAGAATTTCTGGAGGGTTAAAGCCCTCCAGAAATAATCGTATATTTCATTCGTATAGTCGTGTGCAAAATAAAGTTTGTAAACCTGCCTATTTCAACCGGTTCCTTTCATCCTCTGCACCAAATTCTTTCTCTTCTTTTTTCAATCTAAAATTACCAAACCTGTAACGCAATCCTATATTCAAGCCCATTTCACCAGCATCAAATACCCTGTTTTGAGCAATGCCATTCAGCATGCACCTGGACTTAATAATATTAGTATTAAATACATCACTACCACTCAGATCCAATAATAAATGCTCATGCATCAGGATGAAACGCAGGCCCACATCCAGATGAGAATATGCCTGGAGGTTATAGACATTTTCTACACTGGATGAATTGTATGCAAATTCGCAGGAGCCTAAGATGGTCCTGGAGGAATTCATAAATACCTCGTTTTCGATAGCAAGGTTGTAATTCCATCCTTCTGAGGAAGGTACAGTACCTGCTACCAACATTTTGCTTTCCTGGTATGTCAGTGAGCCCTGGATGCTGCTTTCCAGGTTCTTTATTTTATCCAGCAAATAGAATACATGCAGACCGATCAGGTTTTTGTTGTAGGCATTCTTTACCATGATAAACTGGTACTGATTATCTGCTGTCACCATATTCAACTGGGTGATGCCATCATTCTCCCTGCTATAAAAAATACTGGTATGCAATACACCGGCGTAATTGTGAGACAGCTCTACATTGTGCACATAGGCCGGTTGCAGGGTAGGATTACCGTTCACATAAGTATACTCGCTCACCAGCCAGCGGAAAGGGTTTAGCTGGAAATACGCCGGGCGATCCACTCTTTTGCCATAAGTCAGGGAAAAGCTATGATCCTCATTGAGCTTGTAATTGACATATACGGTTGGGAAGATCTTAAAATAGTCCGTATTCAGTTGTGCGAATGTTTTATCATAACCGCCTTTTAACTCCGTATATTCACCACGTACCCCGAACTGGTAATCCCATTTTTTAAAAGCGTGTTTATAACTCGCAAATACGGCCTGCGTATTTTCCCGGTAGTAAAATAAGTTAGTCTGGTTGGAATCCAGCTGCCAGGCATCCTTCTCCCAGTTGGCAAAGGACACATCATCTTTATTTTCTGTAAAGCTCAATTTTGCCCCGTAATTTAATTCCCCGTTGCTAAGTGGGAAAATAAAGTGTGCATTGATTGTACCGATGTGGCTTGACTGAAATCCTTTTGACAAAGACTTATGTTCGGGATCAGAAATGACTACCTCGTCAGCGTCTTTGGTTATACTGGAAAAAGGCATGTCCTTCCTGGCGCTATAGTAAATATAGTCGGCTGTGAGGATCATCTTCTTTTTGCCGGCGGCATCAAAGTTATGCGTGAACTGGGTATTGACAGTATGGTTATTGACTGTTTGTTTTGTAAGACTGCTGGATGTCAGTGAGGAGTCCAGCTTTTCTTCTTCATTAAATATATCCAGTTTTGATTTTTGCAGCATGTTGGGATGCTGGTAAAATCCGGTATAATCAAGGCTGAAATTGCTTTTTTCAGAGAGTTCCTGGTCGAGGCCGAAATTGCCTGACAACTGGCGGTTATACTGCCGCTCAGGTTCCTCAGATTCCCATTTCTGGGAAGGGTAATGAATGGTGTTCTCAATGCATTGCTCGTAAGAGCCATCTCCCCAGTTCAAACCGGCATTAACCTTTGTCTTCGGCCTGGTGTAATAAAAAGAGGTACCGGTCTTATACATGGGGAATTTGGTTTGCTTGAATTTCATGTATACATCTCCGTTATATCCCAGGAGGGCACTTTTTTTCATCACGATATTGACCAGTCCATAATTCCCTGCTGCTTCGTATTGGGCAGAGGGGTTGGAAATAATTTCGATGTCAGCGATGTCAGATGCCGGGAGATTTTTCAGGTAATTCATCAATGCATCCGGGGGTATGTGGGAGATCTTTTCATTGATCATCAGCGCTACGCTCCCCTTCCCTACCAGCCGGATCTCATGGTCATTGATGGTGATGCCGGGGGTATTTTGCAGTGCGGTATAAGCATCCATCCCTTCAGACATGATACTTTTCTCTACGTGAAACACCAGTTTGTCGCCCTCGATCTCAACCAGTTTTTTCCGGCTATTAACAACGATTTCTTTCAGGCTTTTTTCTTCAGTCAACTGGAGATTGATCACCGTATCCTGCTGGGGCAAGTGGCCAATTTCCTGCCTGGTATAGCCAATGGCGGATATAAGGATCTTGCCGCCACCGGCAGGCATCCCTTTTATTATATATCGCCCCTCACTATCTGAAATAGTTGTATTAATTAAAGAGGTGTCTTTAAAAACATGCAGGGTAGCAGATTCTATGGCCTGGTGTTTTTTATTGGTAATCTGCCCGGAGATAGTCTGGCAATAAGAAGTTTGTAAAGTAAGAAACGGAATACAGGTTATCAATAACCTAAACAGTGCTTTCATGTTCGCAACGTATAATTAGAAGGTTAAAGGTAAAACCAATGATTCCCCAGAAAAGATGATCACAATCAGCGGAGCTTACGCTATTATCGCAAAAAAGGCGTAATCCTTGTCAGGTTCCGTGCGGACTTAATGATTGATTTTAGTTAAGCTGATAAGCCCGGAATTCGTTATTTTAGCGGAGCGATTGCATTAACCCATGAATCCCAATACCCTCAACCTGACATTTGTTTTGAACCCTATAAAACCGCCCCATGAAAAGACAGCTACTTTTTACATTATTCCTGTTTTCAATGTGTACCGTACGTGCGAATACAGCTCCGCATAATGATTTGCGTCAGTATTTGTCGCGTAGCGAGTACTTTATTAGCTGGCACAGTCCTGCTGGTATGTATGAAAGTCCGAACCGGAAGCACCGGCTGCGTGCCTCGTTTAGCGGCCAGGCAATGGGCATTAATCCCCAGGGAGCCGGGGAATGGTCATTTAGTCTTGCATTGAATGCAGATGACCATGTTCTTTATAGACCGGTGGCACAACCAATGGTGCGGATGGAGGAGAATACGATACGGTTTAATCATGCTGATCAGTTTACGGTGGCGTATGTAAACAGTAAAGCAGAAGGACTTACTTCCCGGGGGCATGCTATTTTATACGGATTTATTCCACTTGGGGAATGTGCCAAAAATATCCTGGTGTTGTCTTAGTAAATTTTTCTTTAACACATCAGGACAATCTTTGTGTTCAGCATCGTAGGTTACGTACCAGTAGATATTTAATGCTTCGATATTCTCCCGGATCATTTGTTTTTTCCAGGCGATATGAGCGGGGGTTTTGCCAAACTGGTTAGCATTGACGATTTCATCATTTAAGCCTTCCATTTTATTGGAGAAGCTGCCGTCCTTTTCAAGCTTGCCTGAATGCCCGATATAGATCATTTCTACCCGACCTTTTTTGAGTGCATAGATAATGAATACCCCGCCTTTATCAGTGGGCGCATTGCTGACTGATTGAAGATTATTTTCTGGTGTAAGGAAGAAATGCCCCTGGTCTTTGTATTTATTTAAGATATCGAACATGATGCAAAGGTAGGATATAAATAAAAAGGAAGCACATCATGGGTGCAAACGGGAAGTGGTTCTGTGATGGATATAATAAGCGGCTGATGCATTTAAAAGAAAAATATGCGTGGCCGCATAAACAGGGGCAGTTTATAAAAGGAACGCATAATTGTTCTATTTACAGGCAAATAATGTTAATCATTGAAAGAGAAAAACGGTTTTGATTTAATTTTTCCTTAATTTAGAATTATCAAAGACACGATAGTATAAACGAAAAAACAGATCGGAGTTTTAAGAACGTATATTTTTAATTAAACCTTTGAAATGACTTACCTGGCTGTAACAGGATAGCCCAGGATTGACCCCGGAAATTTTAGTGCAGGAGTAATATTTTCTGCCGTAGGGGCACCTTATCTATAATAATGTACGATTAAATGTTAGTTCCATGAACATTCATTTCACCTTATCCTAATTATATATACTGCAGGCACAACCTATCTCCAGCATAGTCTGGCAGGTAATTCCATGTTAAAGGACTGCAAAAAACTGTTTTGTAAACGTCTAAAAATCTACGCAGCATTCAATGCATTTAACCGCTTCCTTATGCTAGATAAGAGGAATGGGGGTTGAATTGTAATTCTATACACACATTTTATTATTCACAAAAATTAAAAACTATGGATGGTTTTATCGGCGAAATCAGAGCTTTCGCCATGGATTACGTGCCTACAGGCTGGCTGCCTTGTAATGGCGCTACTTACACTATCATTTCTCAGCAGGCCTTATATGCAGTAATAGGGCTCTATTACGGTGGCACAGCGGGTCAGAACTTTAAGGTACCGGACCTGCGGGGCATAACACTGCTGGGAAAGAATCCGGCAGTAAGCGGGTATAATGTGGTAGGCGCTACAGGAGGTGCTGACACGGTTGCCCTTACTGGAAGTACTATGGCGGCACATAATCACCAGCTGAAGGGAGTAACCCGTACCGGTGCCGGGCAAACGACAGCAGCGCAATCACAGCCTGGCCCTACCGTTTATTTAACCAATGCTTATGCGCTTGGTACCAGTAAAGGTGTCATCGCCTATTCAAGCACTGTCGATACGAATGTGCAACTTGCGCCGCAAGCGATTAGCTATAACCGGCTGACACCAAACGTTACGCCTCACTCAAATGTGTCTCCTTACCTTGCACTCAACTATTGCATTTGCGTGGAAGGTTATTTCCCGGTTAATGGCAATTAAAATCATTGTTTAAACTTACCTCAAAAACATTACTATGGACAATTACCTCGGCGAAATCCGCATCTTCCCCTATTCCAGAATCCCTTCAGGATGGCTGCCTTGTAACGGACAGGAATTAACGGTAAATGGTAACCAGGCACTGTATGCTTTACTGGGACAAAAATATGGGGGAAATGGTACCACTACCTTCAGATTACCCAACCTCAACGGTCGTACGATAGTTGGCTACGGAGCCAGTGCAAGGGGCCCGGTTTTCCAACTGGCACAATTCGGTGGCACAGAAAAAGTAGCGCTTACTGATCCTACAACAATACCTCCACACATGCATTTGATGTATGGCAGCAATACATATAACATTGGAGGAGCTAACAACAATTACCTGGGAAATCCAAATGTACCAGCCAGCAGTACGCAGGCTGCAAAAAATACGGCACAAGTCAACCTCTATGTGCCTCCGGGCGCCGCTACCGTAGATTTTCCGGATGTAGTAGTCAGCACGGGAGCCGCAAACCCGCATGAGAACAGGATGCCTTACCTGGTATCGAATTATTGTATTGCCACTCTTGGAACCTTTCCTCCGCGCAATAATTAAACTGCATTTAACCTTAAAAAACTGATCATATGGAATGTTATATCGGAGAGATCCGCGCGTTTGCGGGAAATTATGCACCTGAGGACTGGGCGTTGTGTAATGGAGCGACAATACCCATTTCTGGAAATGAAGCTTTGTACTCCCTGTTGGGGATAACATATGGTGGAGATGGTGTTACCAACTTCAAGCTCCCTGACCTGCGGGTAAAATTACCGGTAGGTGCTGGCACCATCAGCGCACAGGGAGGCACGGGCAATTATGTGCTGGCAGCTACCGGGGGTACGACCGCGGTAACGCTTACACCAGCTGACCTGCCACCACATACACACGCCTTTACAGGAATCAACACCCCTGCTACCAGCAGCTCGCCTTTGCATAATATGCTGGCAGCTTCAAACGGCAATAACAGTGTAGTGACCCCTCCTTATCCGGACGTCAACCTGTATACGACGTTGCCCTTGCCTTCAGGGGGAACGACTACTCCGAATGCTACGCTCGGCGCTAGTACTATCGGTAATACGGGGGGTGTTGAGGCACACCAGAACATGATGCCTTACCTCTGTGTGAACTTCATAATTGCGCTTACCGGCTTATACCCTCAGCAGGCTTAACCCTGAAAATGCGTAGCGCTATTATTGCTTATAGTGACCAGTTCATACCACTGGCATACACACTTGCGAGACAAGGTCAGCAAGTGTGTATCTTTCCGGCTTCGCAGAAGGATGCAATCTTACACAGGATAGTGGCAGGTTTTAATCCTTCTGTTAGTTTTTGTACCTTCTTCATCCATTATGCAGAAGGTTGCGTCAAAGACCAACCACTCATTAAAAGGTGTTGCACAGCTTCATTATTTTTCGCGCCATCCACTTTGGGTGTTACGCCCTTATCTTCCACAAACCTGTTTGCCAGGTAACCAGTACCTGCAAATATGATCAGGAAGAATGGGACCAACCCGATCAATCCTAAGAGGAGATCTATTTTGAAAAAGATGATCTCCATGGCGATGGCTACAGCCACGCAGATGATGCCGGCCTTCTTAGCTGCTGATTCATGGGCATTAAGGCAATCTTTACACCTGGAGATACCAACAGGAATTTTCTGGTATTTAACGGATCTGTAAACAATTATATTCGTTCTATCCTGTTCTTTGAACAGGTTAATAAAATAATTGTCTTCCATATCCGAAGAATGCCCTGTTTCGCAATACTGGCATTTGGTTTCGGTGGGTTCCAACCGTTTTCTTGCCTGGTTAAAAACGTACATAGCTATAGTTGTGGTTTAGTAGTTATCATCTTCATCAGTATTCGCATATACCGTAAACGCCAGTAAATAGTACACGATAGCAGCCGGTGCCAAGGCGATAAACATTGGAATAAGCAATTCGATGTTTATATAGGTGGTTCTGCCACTGAGATACCAGGTATAGGTATACGGGAAAATAAAAGCGAGGATCATTGCAGACAAAACACCTGCAAGGGGTTTGGATCTAAAGCCAAAGAAGCCCGCTATACCTGCAATACCGGTCATTGCTATCACTCCCATGAGCGAGTGAACGCCAAAAACACCGCCAAACAAAGCGCAAAGCATGACTACAAGCAGGGCGATCCCTTTTGTTTCCTTCTCTTTTTTGTCCCTGATGGCTTTTTCTACAATCCATTTTTTGAATGCCTGTACTTCGGCAACAACTAATTGCTGGGCAAGAGCTTCTGAAAAGCCTTCATTCATTAATCTCCTGACGGTGGATTCTAAATTAAATTCGGAATTCAAAATGGATCGTCTTATCTCCTTCTTTTGTTCCTGGGATAGGGTTTGATTCATAGCTAATATAGGTATGGGTATAATATTGTCCGCTTATAACAGTAATAGGGTTCACTATAATATATGCCGCAAAACTAATATGAATTCCGGAAATATAAAGGATAATTTAAAATATTTTATAAGAGGCTGGGGATCAGGCAAAGTGGTGGATGGTGGCTTCCTCATTGGAGGTAATAATGCTTTTTTGAGTGTTCTTATTTTGGTAAAAAGGTTCTTTGTATCGGAAACGGAATCAAGGGTGTATTGCAGGGAAAAGCATATCCCGGTGAATGAAGGGTTTGAGCAGGCAACCTGATGTTTTTTTATGGGGAATCATCCAGATCCCAGATAGAAAAATTACAAGAGGATGAGCTGTAGATATTTAACATAAAGCATACAACCAAAATCGCATATAATACGTAGTTCCTATATAAACTTTTTTATATGCAGATTCGTAAGCTATTTCTCCTGTTGTTAGTAATAACAGTCTCGGGAAGTTCATTTATGCCACAGCCACAGAAAAACATTACCTGGACTGCTATTGGCGATTCCTTTACTTATTTAAATGATCACCTGGAAGAGAGTGAGAACCGGGTAGAGAAAGGCTGGATTACCAGAACGGCAGAACTGGTGCCGGGCCTCACCTATACAAACAAGGGCCAGAATTACCTGACCAGTGTTGAAATTGCCTACAAGATAGATGACCTGGGTATCCCGGCATCGGATCTGTATACTGTGTTTTTGGGTACCAATGACTGGTGGCTGGGGGTAAAACCGGGTACAATTGACGATTATACTAACAATACGGGGATTGCCACTTTGTATGGGGCCTTCAGGGTGATTATTGATAAGTTACGCAGCCTTAACCCGAAAGCACATATTATACTGCTGACCCCCATGCAGCGCGGAGATTTTGTGTACCTGCGTAATCACAATTTTAATAGCTGGGGTTCATATAAGGATCAGGAAGGGCAAAGTCTGGAGACATTTGTAAATGCCGTGAGAGCTATTGGCAAGGCGGACCACCTGGAGGTATTGGATCTGTATAGTGAGCCGCAGTTATCGATCAGCAACGCGGTGAAGTTTAAGCTGCTCAGGGATCCACAAACGCGGGAGTACAAGGAATATACTTATCCTGATTATACGAAGATTCCATTTGTTGTGGGAGACAGGTATCCTTATCCTACCAATGCGATAGATGTTACTTATGATGGGATCCATCCATCAGATAAGGGGGGTGCAATCATTGCCGGCTTGTTGGCTAAGTTGATTGCGGGAATCCAGTTTTAAAGGGGATTGTTTGTTGGGTACCCGGGATGGGAGTTTGAACCTGCCTTTCCCGGGGGATTGCCATCTACTTCTAATTTATTCAATATCAATATTTAGTGTTTTCATGCAAAACAAGCGATCTGCGGGCTTGTTGAGGGCTGGCTATGCCTATATCGAATTGGTTGACGATGATTTGCAATAGTTTTATACCTTTGCATCCCAATTGATTTTTATGCGTGAAAATTTGAAAATAGGAATATTAGGAGGTGGTCAGCTTGGTAGTATGCTTTTAAGGCATGCGATCGATTTCGGCCTCAGCGTTTCAGTAATGGATAAAGATGCAAATGCGCCTTGTGCCCGTTATACATCTTCTTTTACCAACGGAGACCAGAAATCTTTCGACGATGTGATAGCATTCGGGAAAGACAAGGATGTGATCACTATTGAAATGGAAGCGGTAAATATCGATGCATTACGCGAACTGGAAAAACAGGGTAAAAAAGTTTTCCCGACGCCTGATACGATCCAGGTGATCCAGGATAAATATACACAGAAACAGTTTTTGCAATCCCATCATATTCCTGTAGTACCGGGGGTTCCTGTAGCGGGTAAAAAAGAATTGCATGAAGTAGCGGACAAGCTGCCTGGTTGTCTTAAGAAACGCCGGGATGGTTATGATGGATATGGTGTGATGGTGTTAAAGACAAGTGCAGACATTGAGAAGGCATTTGATCAGCCGTGTGTGCTGGAAGAGCTGGTGGATATAAAACATGAAATTGCGGTAATTGTAGGAAGAAATGAGTACGGGGATGTGCAGTGTTATGATCCGGTGATGATGGTATTTTCAGAAGAGAAATTTATCCTTGAGTCGCAGGTAGCGCCGGCGCAGTTAGATGCAGGGCTGGCAGAAGAGGCGATCGCGCTTGCTGAAAAGGTAGCGGATGCGCTGCAACTGGTAGGGATCCTTGCGGTAGAAATGTTTGTTACAAAGGATAACAAGATACTGGTGAATGAAATGGCACCGAGACCGCATAATAGTGGTCACCATACGATCGAGGCAAGTACGACTTCACAATATGAGCAATTGATTCGTGCGATCTTAGGATTGCCACTGGGTGATACTAAGCTTCACCAGCCATCATTGATGTTGAATATCCTGGAGAACGAAGGATTGCGGGCAGACAGGGAGGAGAAGTTCAGTTCATTGCTGGCGATACCGGGCGCGCATCTTCACTGGTATGGTAAAATAGGTAGCAGATTGGGCAGAAAGGTAGGTCACGTAACGGTTACAGGTAGTACAATGGAAGATATTCTTGCAAAGGCTGAAACTATTCGGAAAATTTTAAATTAATACATATGAAACAGGTAGAAGTAGGCATTATAATGGGCAGTAGTTCTGATGCGCCTATTATGCGTCAGGCAATAGAGGTGTTAAAGAAGTTCGACATCGGCTATGAGTTTAATGTAGTGTCTGCGCACCGTAGTCCCCAGCGGATGTTTGACTATGCTACTACTGCAGAAGAGCGTGGTTTGAAGATCATCATTGCCGGAGCGGGTGGTGCTGCGCATCTTCCCGGGATGGTTGCTGCAATCACCACTTTACCTGTTGTGGGTGTGCCGATAAAGTCTTCTAATTCATTGGATGGCTGGGATTCTTTGTTGTCAATAGTGCAGATGCCGGGTGATATCCCTGTGGCGACGGTGAGTGTGAATGGCGCGCGGAATGCGGGTTTGCTGGCGGTGCAGATACTGGCGACAAGTAATGCAGAATTGAGGAAGAAGCTGGCGGAGATGAAGCGCGAGAATAATGAGAAGGTGGAGAAGATGAATGAGACGCTTGATAGGTCTTAAAGATAGTGAAAGGGGCGTCTCTAAAGCATGAGACGCCCTTTTTTTTGATTTTAATATACGTAAGGAAAAATGGCTGTCGCATTTTAATGTGTGCCATTTAATAGACAGTGCTTTTCCAGCAGCTCCTGTACCTCATTACCGTACATGGGTGTAAAACCCAGTTGAATAGCGCGCTGAAGATCCACACATGCTTTATCCGGTTGTTTCATCGCAAAATAAATGAGTGCTCTGTTACGGAAAGCATAAGAATTGGCCGGGTAATATTTGATTGCGCGCTCTATATCTTTGAGCGCCTCTTTCAGATCGTTCTTTTTGTATTTTACATAGCCTCTATTGTTATAGGCCACACCATCGTTCGGAGAAAGTTCAAGGACCATGTTTAACATGTCGATCGCCTTTTGGTATTCCCCGATATTCGTGTAGCGGAAACCCAGATTACCGATAGCTGCGACTTCATTGGGAGAAAGGCGAGATACCTTGCAGATTGAGCCTGTATGGAAGGTCAGCCCTACGCAAGATAGCGCAACCCAGATAAATTGGGTAACTTCGACAGCTACTATGGATGGCTTTTCAAAGGCCGTTCAGATTTCGGCAGGTATATCCGGTGGTGGTGGAACAAGTGACATTACAATATTATTAGAAGAAGATACAATAAAATGACGAACGACTATAAGGATATTAAGTTTTTATCACTCTTGTTCATTGCAATTGTGGTAACAGGAGGTCTGATCCTTACATCAGGATTTTACTATTGTCTGTTTTTTGCCAGTTCTTTAGGAATAATGACTGCTTATGCAATCAATGAAAGGAAACGAATTTTTAGGATAATGATAGACTTAAGGGAGATTAAATTCAGTCGAAATCTGGTTTATATAATCAATATCATTGTCGGCTATCAACATCACTATAAAGAACATCCATTATCTTTCAAAGGTGGTTTTTGGGTGGTAGCTCTTCTTCAGGTTATCAGTCTTTTTCTTTTGGTTTATTGTATAGAAGATAAACCAAAATCCTAACAGAATAAATAATAAACAGACATTTATTGTATGAGGCTCTTGTGGCAACGGCGCTACAAGGGCCTTATTTATTGGAAAATATTTGAACTATTAGCTGATCATTTAAGGGTATTTAATAAAAAGCAATGGCATAAGATATTGGGTAACAATAATACCTTTTATTTCATCTGGAGCCCTTTCAGGGTCTGTTTACTACAAAAACTAAAACCAAGGGCCGCCCCAAAAGCCTATCTTGACTTTTTGGGCAGCCCCGAGGCTATAAAATTCCCTGTGTTGAAGGCTCATGATGGTTGGCAGAAAAAAGGAATCAAAAGTTATATACAAATCCACAACAATGAGAATCACATTACGATCCATTGTCCTTTTTTTAGCCTTCATTTTATTTTCCTGCAAACATATAAACCAGCC
This window of the Chitinophaga sancti genome carries:
- the purE gene encoding 5-(carboxyamino)imidazole ribonucleotide mutase, which gives rise to MKQVEVGIIMGSSSDAPIMRQAIEVLKKFDIGYEFNVVSAHRSPQRMFDYATTAEERGLKIIIAGAGGAAHLPGMVAAITTLPVVGVPIKSSNSLDGWDSLLSIVQMPGDIPVATVSVNGARNAGLLAVQILATSNAELRKKLAEMKRENNEKVEKMNETLDRS
- a CDS encoding tetratricopeptide repeat protein; this translates as MLNMVLELSPNDGVAYNNRGYVKYKKNDLKEALKDIERAIKYYPANSYAFRNRALIYFAMKQPDKACVDLQRAIQLGFTPMYGNEVQELLEKHCLLNGTH
- a CDS encoding SGNH/GDSL hydrolase family protein — its product is MQIRKLFLLLLVITVSGSSFMPQPQKNITWTAIGDSFTYLNDHLEESENRVEKGWITRTAELVPGLTYTNKGQNYLTSVEIAYKIDDLGIPASDLYTVFLGTNDWWLGVKPGTIDDYTNNTGIATLYGAFRVIIDKLRSLNPKAHIILLTPMQRGDFVYLRNHNFNSWGSYKDQEGQSLETFVNAVRAIGKADHLEVLDLYSEPQLSISNAVKFKLLRDPQTREYKEYTYPDYTKIPFVVGDRYPYPTNAIDVTYDGIHPSDKGGAIIAGLLAKLIAGIQF
- a CDS encoding phage tail protein; this encodes MECYIGEIRAFAGNYAPEDWALCNGATIPISGNEALYSLLGITYGGDGVTNFKLPDLRVKLPVGAGTISAQGGTGNYVLAATGGTTAVTLTPADLPPHTHAFTGINTPATSSSPLHNMLAASNGNNSVVTPPYPDVNLYTTLPLPSGGTTTPNATLGASTIGNTGGVEAHQNMMPYLCVNFIIALTGLYPQQA
- a CDS encoding phage tail protein, coding for MDGFIGEIRAFAMDYVPTGWLPCNGATYTIISQQALYAVIGLYYGGTAGQNFKVPDLRGITLLGKNPAVSGYNVVGATGGADTVALTGSTMAAHNHQLKGVTRTGAGQTTAAQSQPGPTVYLTNAYALGTSKGVIAYSSTVDTNVQLAPQAISYNRLTPNVTPHSNVSPYLALNYCICVEGYFPVNGN
- a CDS encoding YceI family protein, which encodes MKRMFTHQSKEHSHQSTKFAQRMDKRLLFAFARVFRLTMRGLSQAISLQIEFGGIILDPQGNTRMGLSMAGKVNRNDYGITFSRLSETGEKLLGETVSIIGSAEFLEG
- a CDS encoding 5-(carboxyamino)imidazole ribonucleotide synthase, with the translated sequence MRENLKIGILGGGQLGSMLLRHAIDFGLSVSVMDKDANAPCARYTSSFTNGDQKSFDDVIAFGKDKDVITIEMEAVNIDALRELEKQGKKVFPTPDTIQVIQDKYTQKQFLQSHHIPVVPGVPVAGKKELHEVADKLPGCLKKRRDGYDGYGVMVLKTSADIEKAFDQPCVLEELVDIKHEIAVIVGRNEYGDVQCYDPVMMVFSEEKFILESQVAPAQLDAGLAEEAIALAEKVADALQLVGILAVEMFVTKDNKILVNEMAPRPHNSGHHTIEASTTSQYEQLIRAILGLPLGDTKLHQPSLMLNILENEGLRADREEKFSSLLAIPGAHLHWYGKIGSRLGRKVGHVTVTGSTMEDILAKAETIRKILN
- a CDS encoding outer membrane beta-barrel family protein, which gives rise to MKALFRLLITCIPFLTLQTSYCQTISGQITNKKHQAIESATLHVFKDTSLINTTISDSEGRYIIKGMPAGGGKILISAIGYTRQEIGHLPQQDTVINLQLTEEKSLKEIVVNSRKKLVEIEGDKLVFHVEKSIMSEGMDAYTALQNTPGITINDHEIRLVGKGSVALMINEKISHIPPDALMNYLKNLPASDIADIEIISNPSAQYEAAGNYGLVNIVMKKSALLGYNGDVYMKFKQTKFPMYKTGTSFYYTRPKTKVNAGLNWGDGSYEQCIENTIHYPSQKWESEEPERQYNRQLSGNFGLDQELSEKSNFSLDYTGFYQHPNMLQKSKLDIFNEEEKLDSSLTSSSLTKQTVNNHTVNTQFTHNFDAAGKKKMILTADYIYYSARKDMPFSSITKDADEVVISDPEHKSLSKGFQSSHIGTINAHFIFPLSNGELNYGAKLSFTENKDDVSFANWEKDAWQLDSNQTNLFYYRENTQAVFASYKHAFKKWDYQFGVRGEYTELKGGYDKTFAQLNTDYFKIFPTVYVNYKLNEDHSFSLTYGKRVDRPAYFQLNPFRWLVSEYTYVNGNPTLQPAYVHNVELSHNYAGVLHTSIFYSRENDGITQLNMVTADNQYQFIMVKNAYNKNLIGLHVFYLLDKIKNLESSIQGSLTYQESKMLVAGTVPSSEGWNYNLAIENEVFMNSSRTILGSCEFAYNSSSVENVYNLQAYSHLDVGLRFILMHEHLLLDLSGSDVFNTNIIKSRCMLNGIAQNRVFDAGEMGLNIGLRYRFGNFRLKKEEKEFGAEDERNRLK
- a CDS encoding phage tail protein, with product MDNYLGEIRIFPYSRIPSGWLPCNGQELTVNGNQALYALLGQKYGGNGTTTFRLPNLNGRTIVGYGASARGPVFQLAQFGGTEKVALTDPTTIPPHMHLMYGSNTYNIGGANNNYLGNPNVPASSTQAAKNTAQVNLYVPPGAATVDFPDVVVSTGAANPHENRMPYLVSNYCIATLGTFPPRNN